One stretch of Xanthomonas sp. DAR 35659 DNA includes these proteins:
- a CDS encoding NAD(P)H-quinone oxidoreductase, with protein MSPTYAATLPETMTAIEIRQPGAPEVLVPVRVPLPRPGRGELLVRVAAAGVNRPDVMQRQGSYPPPPGASPLPGLEFAGEVVGLGEGVERYRLGDQVCALVAGGGYAEYAVVHERNALPVPQALSLAEAAALPETFFTVWTNVFQRGRLQSGETLLVHGGTSGIGSVATLLGRAFGARVISTVGSADKRAASLALGAEAAILYREEDFVAETMRLTEGRGADVIVDLIGGDYLARNYQAAALDGRIVQIGIQQGKVRELDLMPLLAKRLTHTGSTLRPRSVTEKAAIARELEQQVWPLLAQGRIKPQLDRCFPLAEAAQAHALMESSAHIGKIVLLAEPGAAATAPL; from the coding sequence ATGTCCCCGACCTATGCCGCCACGCTGCCCGAGACGATGACCGCGATCGAGATCCGCCAGCCCGGTGCGCCGGAGGTGTTGGTGCCGGTGCGCGTGCCGCTGCCGCGTCCGGGGCGCGGCGAACTGCTGGTGCGGGTGGCCGCGGCCGGCGTCAACCGCCCCGACGTGATGCAGCGCCAGGGCAGCTATCCGCCGCCGCCGGGCGCCTCGCCGCTGCCGGGGCTGGAGTTCGCCGGCGAGGTGGTCGGCCTGGGCGAGGGCGTGGAGCGCTATCGCCTGGGCGACCAGGTCTGCGCGCTGGTCGCCGGTGGCGGCTATGCCGAGTACGCGGTGGTGCATGAGCGCAACGCGCTGCCGGTGCCGCAGGCGCTGAGCCTGGCCGAGGCCGCGGCGCTGCCGGAAACCTTCTTCACCGTGTGGACCAACGTCTTCCAGCGCGGCCGCCTGCAGTCCGGCGAGACCCTGCTGGTGCACGGCGGCACCTCCGGCATCGGCAGCGTCGCCACGCTGCTGGGGCGGGCCTTCGGGGCGCGGGTGATCAGCACCGTCGGCTCGGCCGACAAGCGCGCAGCCAGCCTGGCGCTGGGCGCGGAAGCGGCCATCCTCTACCGCGAGGAGGACTTCGTCGCCGAGACGATGCGCCTGACCGAGGGCCGCGGCGCCGACGTGATCGTGGACCTGATCGGCGGCGACTACCTGGCGCGCAACTACCAGGCCGCGGCGCTGGACGGGCGCATCGTGCAGATCGGCATCCAGCAGGGCAAGGTGCGCGAGCTGGACCTGATGCCGCTGCTGGCCAAGCGCCTGACCCACACCGGCTCGACCCTGCGCCCGCGCTCGGTGACGGAAAAGGCGGCGATCGCGCGCGAGCTGGAGCAGCAGGTGTGGCCGCTGCTGGCGCAGGGCCGGATCAAGCCGCAGCTGGACCGCTGCTTCCCGCTGGCCGAGGCGGCGCAGGCGCACGCGCTGATGGAGTCCAGCGCGCACATCGGCAAGATCGTGTTGCTGGCCGAGCCAGGGGCGGCGGCCACCGCCCCCCTGTAG
- a CDS encoding DUF3772 domain-containing protein, with the protein MRCALLSLFLCLSAAAAAQPQDEPPPPDPQALLEGAEQTLKTARRGLDDAAEDQTALRELLGKVTDAQRDAEAAAAALAPQMAQVQARLTELGQAVPGEASDIGAQRKDLAKQHTSLDSDIKRGKLLALEAKQLGEQIESVQAEHFSQELSLRSASPLSPSLWRQIASDFPADRDRLLALSRLCAQALDEAVAENGAGALGVGVVIAFVLLFPLRYLLRWLGKRYAVSRAPGSRLRRSGLALWFLLLGTLTPGLAALVLAETLRGIGAVPAALETALHGFVVYSFAAAFMGSLGASVLLPNQPSWRLFPIDDATARRLRKYTWATATLAWLSSMLLVINRASQTSESATVAADGLIALAYAALILAILTSLSRLRRRQYAEAAAQALADAQPPPPGPHGGVLALVGVLVRVVVVVALLAALLGYIHLGLFITRQIIWITMIVGAVRLLMTFADDFALWLFASEGRIGRAANGAFGVRSSSLEQAGVLTSALLRVLLLLIGIGALLIPFGTNVSVVSDWFSLLSNGIRLSDKVVLHPGEIVRAVLVLLLGLGVMQYLHRWLTQTYLPKTELDDGSRNSISTVARYVGIILAALWALTALGIGLERIALVVSALSVGIGFGLQAITQNFVSGLILLAERPVKIGDWVKIGDQEGDVRKISVRSTEIQVGDRSTLIVPNSELITKTLRNMTLAGPLGRVQIQFAVSLGTDVTKLRALLLELYAAHPGVLQDPAPSVFIDSIASGHVTLNSFAYVASPRLAYGTRSDLFFSLLQRLAEEGIALESPQEVRLLRKEA; encoded by the coding sequence CTGCGCTGTGCGCTGCTGTCGTTGTTCCTGTGCCTGAGCGCGGCCGCGGCCGCGCAGCCGCAGGACGAACCGCCGCCGCCGGACCCGCAGGCCTTGCTGGAAGGCGCCGAGCAGACGCTGAAGACGGCGCGGCGCGGACTGGACGATGCGGCCGAGGACCAGACGGCGCTGCGCGAGCTGCTCGGCAAGGTCACCGATGCGCAGCGCGACGCCGAGGCCGCGGCGGCGGCGCTGGCGCCGCAGATGGCGCAGGTCCAGGCGCGGTTGACGGAGTTGGGCCAGGCCGTCCCCGGCGAGGCCTCCGACATCGGCGCGCAGCGCAAGGACCTGGCCAAGCAGCACACCAGCCTGGATTCGGACATCAAGCGCGGCAAGTTGCTGGCACTGGAGGCCAAGCAGCTCGGCGAGCAGATCGAGAGCGTGCAGGCCGAGCACTTCAGCCAGGAGCTGTCGCTGCGCTCGGCTTCGCCGCTGTCGCCGTCGCTGTGGCGGCAGATCGCCAGCGATTTCCCCGCCGATCGCGATCGCCTGCTGGCCCTGTCCCGGCTCTGCGCGCAGGCGCTGGACGAGGCGGTCGCCGAGAACGGCGCCGGCGCGCTCGGCGTCGGCGTGGTCATCGCGTTCGTGCTGCTGTTCCCGTTGCGCTACCTGCTGCGCTGGCTGGGCAAGCGCTATGCGGTGTCGCGCGCGCCGGGCAGTCGCCTGCGCCGTTCCGGGCTGGCGCTGTGGTTCCTGCTGCTGGGCACGTTGACCCCGGGCCTGGCCGCGCTGGTGCTGGCCGAGACCCTGCGCGGCATCGGCGCGGTGCCGGCGGCGCTGGAGACCGCGCTGCACGGCTTCGTGGTGTACAGCTTCGCCGCCGCGTTCATGGGCTCGCTGGGCGCCAGCGTGCTGCTGCCGAACCAGCCCTCGTGGCGGCTGTTCCCGATCGACGACGCCACCGCGCGGCGCCTGCGCAAGTACACCTGGGCCACCGCGACGCTGGCCTGGCTGAGCAGCATGCTGCTGGTGATCAACCGCGCCAGCCAGACCAGCGAGTCGGCGACCGTGGCCGCCGACGGCCTGATCGCGCTGGCCTACGCGGCGCTGATCCTGGCGATCCTGACCAGCCTGTCGCGGCTGCGCCGGCGCCAGTACGCCGAGGCGGCGGCGCAGGCGCTGGCCGACGCGCAGCCGCCGCCGCCGGGGCCGCACGGCGGCGTGCTGGCGCTGGTCGGGGTGCTGGTGCGGGTGGTGGTGGTGGTGGCGCTGCTGGCCGCGCTGCTGGGGTATATCCACCTGGGCCTGTTCATTACCCGGCAGATCATCTGGATCACCATGATCGTCGGCGCGGTGCGCCTGCTGATGACCTTCGCCGACGACTTCGCGCTGTGGCTGTTCGCCAGCGAAGGCCGCATCGGCCGCGCCGCCAACGGCGCGTTCGGGGTGCGCTCGAGCAGCCTGGAGCAGGCCGGCGTGCTGACCTCGGCGCTGCTGCGGGTGCTGTTGCTGCTGATCGGCATCGGCGCGTTGCTGATCCCGTTCGGCACCAACGTGTCGGTCGTCTCGGACTGGTTCTCGCTGCTGTCCAACGGCATCCGCCTCAGCGACAAGGTGGTGCTGCACCCGGGCGAGATCGTGCGCGCGGTGCTGGTGCTGTTGCTGGGCCTGGGCGTGATGCAGTACCTGCATCGCTGGCTGACCCAGACCTATCTGCCCAAGACCGAACTGGACGACGGTTCGCGCAACTCGATCAGCACCGTGGCGCGGTACGTCGGCATCATCCTGGCCGCGTTGTGGGCGCTGACCGCGCTGGGCATCGGCCTGGAGCGGATCGCGCTGGTGGTCAGCGCGCTGTCGGTGGGCATCGGCTTCGGCCTGCAGGCGATCACCCAGAACTTCGTGTCCGGCCTGATCCTGCTGGCCGAGCGCCCGGTCAAGATTGGCGACTGGGTCAAGATCGGCGACCAGGAAGGCGACGTGCGCAAGATCAGCGTGCGCTCGACCGAGATCCAGGTCGGCGACCGCTCCACCCTGATCGTGCCCAACTCCGAACTGATCACCAAGACCCTGCGCAACATGACCCTGGCTGGGCCGCTGGGGCGGGTGCAGATCCAGTTCGCGGTGTCGCTGGGCACCGACGTGACCAAGCTGCGCGCGCTGCTGCTGGAGCTGTATGCCGCGCATCCGGGCGTGCTGCAGGATCCGGCGCCGTCGGTGTTCATCGACTCCATCGCCAGCGGACACGTCACCCTCAACAGCTTCGCCTATGTCGCCAGCCCGCGGCTCGCCTACGGCACCCGCAGCGACCTGTTCTTCAGCCTGCTGCAGCGGCTGGCCGAGGAAGGCATCGCGCTGGAGTCGCCGCAGGAAGTGCGGCTGCTGCGCAAGGAGGCGTGA